One Candidatus Atelocyanobacterium thalassa isolate ALOHA genomic window, AAATTTTTTTGGTTGGCATATGCCTATTCAATTTAGTGGTATTCAAGTAGAACACAATGCTGTTAGAAATAGTGTTGGAATATTTGATGTTTCTCATATGGGTAAACTTTTAATAGAAGGGGATGATTTAGTTCCTTTATTACAATCTCTAGTTCCATCAGATATTAAGAAGCTAGCTCCTGGAAAAGCACAATATACAACATTTTTAAACTCTGCTGGTGGAATAATAGACGACATTATTATTTATTATCAAAACTCTAGAAAAGCTTTGATAATAACTAATTCATCTACAAAAGATAAGGACATAAAATGGATTAAGTTAAATGCAGAATCTACTTCAATCAAAATAACAGATTTATCTCAGGAAAAAGTTTTACTAGCGATTCAAGGACCACAAGCTTTAAAGAAGTTACAGTTATTTGTTGATATTGACATAACAAACTTATCTTTTTTTGAACATATAGAAACTGAAATATTAGGATGTTCTGCTTTTATATCTCGTACAGGATATACAGGTGAAGACGGTTTTGAGGTAATGGTCTCTAATGTAATAGGAAAAAAATTATGGAAATTGCTTGTTGATGATGAAAAAGTAGTACCTTGTGGTTTGGGAGCTAGAGACACTTTGCGTTTAGAAGCATCTATGTGTTTATATGGCCAAGATATTAATGATAATACTACTCCTTTAGAAGCTGGTTTGCATAAGTTGGTACATCTAGATAGTAAAGGTGATTTTATTGGACGAGAGGTATTAGAGAAACAAACCAACGAAGGGGTTGGTAAGTTATTGGTAGTATTAGAGATGGAGGGTAAACAAATTGCTCGTCGTGGATATAATATTTTTTCTCATGGTAAACAGGTAAGTACAATAACTAGTGGCACATTTATTCCAACAATAAAAAAAGCTTTATCGTTTGCTTACCTTCCTATTCATTTGAGTCAAGTAGGAACAACAGTTGAAGTAGAGATAAGAAAAAAGTTTTATTCAGCAAAAGTTATTCAAAAAACATTGTATAAATCTAAAAAAAAGAAAAATAAACAATAACATATTCTTTTTTAGAATTATTCAACAATTAAGGCTAATACTAATGTTACTAATTTGTTTTATATGAAAAGTTCTCGTCTACTCTGGTTAATTATTAGTATAAGTTTCCTCATCTTATTTGGATGTTCCAGTTTAAGACATTCACTTTTTCAGTCCAATGCCCTAGATTTAGGTTGGTTTGATCAAACTTTTTATTTAATTAGTCAAGGAATTGAACCTATTGTATCTTTCTCCGATAATCATATTTTAGGAGACCATGCAGCAATTATTGTATATCCTTTATCATTACTCTATGCAGTTTATCCAAATGTATATTGGCTATTAATTATTCAGTCATGTGCATTGTCAATAACTATTTTACCTTTATGGAAACTATCAAAACAAGCTAATTTGTCTGATGGCTCATCTCTGATTGTAGTATTAATATATTTATTTTATCCACTAACTTTTAATGTTAACTTATTCGACTTTCATACAGAAATTATTGCCTTGCCTGCTATTGTATGGTCAATTTTCGCAGCAAAGTCAAACTTTAAATTACAGTTTATATTTTCAATTCTATTAATTTTAAGTTGCAAGGCAGTATTATCGTTGACAGTAATTGGAATGGGAATTTGGCTGTTTTTTAATGAGAGAAAGAGAGAATATGGTATTTTTGCATTGTTTACAGGAATAATATGGTTCATCATTGCGACACAGTCTATTATTCCTCACTTTAATAATGGTGAAGTTGCAGCTGTAGGAAGATATTCATTTTTAGGAAGTTCAGTTTTTAATATCATCACTAACTTATTCGTTAATCCACAAATCATTTTTAGTCATGTCTGGAACTTAGCAAATTTAGAATATATTTTCTTACTATTTATTCCTATAATTTGGTATTTGAACCCTTATTATTTTGGTGTTTTAATACCTACTATTCCTAGTTTAGTTTTAAATTTATTAACGGATTATCAACCACAAAAAGATTTAATTCATCAGTATTCTGTTCCAATAATACCATTTTTATTGTTACTAGTTATTACTTCTATGCAACATAAAAAAAGAACGACTACTTTTACTAAATACACATTAGTTTGGTCATTGCTAAGTTTTTTAACATTGGCAAAATTTGATTTCTTTATTTCTAAATATATTAAACAAGCAGGAAGTTTGTCAGCCATGAGAGAAGCTGTGGAATTAATACCTCCAAAGGTTAAAGTATTGACATCCCCGCAATTTGCACCTCATTTAGGCCATCGTTCTATTATAAAATTAGCTATTAAAGATCAAGAGCCTATTGATATTAATAATTTTGATCATATCTTATTAAATGTACGTTATCCTGGTTGGGAAAACTCTAGAGATACAGTTGATAATTTAGTAAAAAAAATAAAAAATGATTTAAATTTTAAAATAGAATATAGTCACAAAGATATTATTTTATTTAAGAAAAATATCAATGATTTGAAAATTTGATTTATATCAATAAAATCATCAAACTATTTTTAATAATTGTAAAAGTAATATTCTAAGAATTAATGGAGAGAACTCCGTTGATAAAATTCGTAAAGATATTACCAATAATTTAATAAGTTAAGTTTAATTATCCTTTGAAGTGACGAAAATGATAGATATTGATTACTCTGATCCTAAGCGATTATATATCTACTACTAGTAAATTTTAATTTATTTTTGATAAATTAAAATTAGATGTTTCAAAAATAAAGTAAATTGTTAACATTATGGATTTAATGTGTAAATATGATAAACACTAATACTCAGAGTAGTTATATATATAAATCACGGCACAAAAATTAATAATAACTAAACTTCAATTATTTATATATTTGAGACATTTATGAAAGTTGTCTCTCAAATATCAAGCAAAATGCGTTAGACTGTTTTAAATTTAGTACTATTCTATTTAAATTTTAATAATCGTGTTTATAAGCATTGTCATTCCGACCTACAATCGTAAACCAATCTTAGAAAAATGTCTTTATGCATTAGAAAAACAAAGATTTACTGATAGTAAAGTTAATACTTATGAAATAGTTCTCGTTGATGATGGCTCTACGGATGGAACTTTAGAATGGTTAAATAAAAATACAAATGATTTTCCTCATGTTCATTGTTTTGTTCAAAATCATCTTGGCCCCGCGTCAGCAAGAAATTTAGGTATAGAAAAAGCAAAGGGAGACATAATAATTTTTATTGATAGTGATCTGGTTGTGACTAAGTCATTTCTACAATCACATGCAGATGCATTGGTAAAAGGCGAGGAAAAATTAGGCAATGATCGCTTATTTACCTATGGTTCAGTTATTAATACGTGTAATTTTAATAACCCAACTGCGGAAGCTTATAAAGTGACTGATTTTTCTGCTGCTTTTTTTGCTACTGGTAATGTAGCGATTGCTCGAAAATGGCTAGAAAAAGCAGGACTATTTGATATAAGTTTTAAACAATACGGATGGGAAGACCTAGAGTTAGGCGTAAGATTGAAAAAATTGGGATTGAAGTTGATTAAGTGTCCTGAGGCAGTTGGTTATCATTGGCACCCAGCTTTTAATTTAAAACAAATTCCTAGTCTCATTAATCAAGAAATTGAAAGAGGGAAAATGGGAGTTTTATTTTATCAGAAGCATCCTACTTTTGAAGTTCGTCTGATGATTCAAATGACATTGTTTCATAAAGTTTTATGGGGAATATTATCTCTAGGTGGAACTTTGAATGAAAACACTTTATCGCCTATTCTACAGTGGTTTATTAATCGTGGAAAACCACAAATAGCATTAGAAATCGCTCGTATTTTTCTTAACTGGTACAATGTAAAAGCTGTATATAAAGCTTATCAAGATATATAGGAGCCGGCTTTTTATTGCTATTACAAAAACAATTTCTAGTAATTAGATTAGATAACTAATTATTAAAAATTTTAATTAATATGCTAAAAAACTATGAATTTTTAGTATTTAATTATTTTATATAGCTATTAGTCAATGTTTTAGATATTCAGTATTTAAGAGTATTAAACTCTGCTAACTTTTTTATGTAAATTATTGTTTTTTATTACTAATAAACTAATAACATAAACTTTGAAACTTAATGAATTAGAAAATAATTATATTAATTATCTTCTAATTCATTAAGTTTCAATATAATTCTGCTAGATTGACTAACCTTTTCCATAATTTTTTTAGCCCTTGTAGTTACGGAAGAAGGCAGGCCAGCTAATTTAGCAACTTCAATTCCATAAGACTTTTTAGCTCCTCCTGGACGAATTTGGTGAAGAAATATGAGACTATCTGGTTTTTCTTCAACTATAGTTTGGAAATTAGCTACCCTAGAAACTTTAGATGCTAGTTCATTTAATTCATGATAATGAGTTGCAAATATAGTCTTTCCTCCAATCTCTTCACTTAGATACTCTGCTATAGCCCAGGCTATGGAAAGCCCATCAAAAGTTGATGTTCCTCTACCAACTTCATCTAATAAGATTAATGATTTTTCTGTTGCATGATTGAGTATATTAGCAGTTTCATTCATTTCTACCATAAAAGTTGACTGTCCAGTTGCCAAATCATCTACTGCTCCTACACGTGTAAAAATGCGGTCAGCAATGCCTATCTGTGCAGAAGTAGCTGGAACAAAACTTCCAGCCTGTGCTAACAGCTGAATAACTCCTATTTGTCTCAGGTAGCAGCTTTTTCCACTGGAGTTAGGGCCTGTCAAAATAATTAGATTAGGTTCTTCTAATACTTTGCTAGAACTTTTGAGAGAAACTGAATTAGGCACGAAAGAGCCAGGAGGCAACAATTCTTCAACTACTGGGTGTCTACCATTATTGATTTTTAATAATTGATCTTCTAAAATTTGAGGGCGACAGTAATTCTTTTCAACAGCAGTTATCGCAAAACTTAATAAAATATCAATAGCTGCTATAGACTTAGCAATTTGGTAAACTGCATATCCTTTTTTTGCTACTTTTGAGCGTAGCTCTGTAAAAACTTTATACTCTAACTTTTTAAGATTTTTTTGTGCATTTAAAATACGAACTTCTCGTTCTTTTAGCTCGGGAGTAATAAAACGCTCTTCATTAGTTAATGTTTGTCTTCTGATAAAATAAGCTGGGGCTTGACTTGCTTTACTACGAGGTAGACTTATATAAAAGCCAAAAGATTTACTATAACTAACTTTGAGAGAAGCAATACCCGTTTTTTGTCTTTCTGTTGCCTCTAGATTAGATAACCATTCACGATCATCTTCTATTTGACTTCTCATGTTATCCAACTCTGCATTAACTCCATCCTTAATAATTCCTCCTTCTTTTAATTTTACAGGAAGAGATTCTATTAAGTGACTACGAATATATATACCAAGCTTCTCTAATTCTTTAGGCGTATTCTGTAAAGCTTTAAAATAAAAGGACTTACCTCGATGTGCAAGTTTTGACAGGTCTTTTAGTTTTAATAATGAATTAGCTAGGCAAGATAAATGTCTAGCATTGGCTGTCTCTGAAGTAACTTTAGTACTAATCCTCTCTAAGTCATGAATACTAGCTAATAATTTTTTAAGATCATGTCTTAATGTGATATCCTCTACTAATTCTTCAACTGTGTCCTGTCTTTCAGTTATTCTTTCAATACTTAATAAAGGCTCTATCAACCAACGCTGTAGATCACGAGCACCCATAGAAGTCTTAGGTTTTTGAATAGTTGATAATAAAGAACCTTTAAAAATAGAGTTTTTAATAGTTTTTGTTATTTCTAAATTACGACGTGTCTGATAATCTATGATCAGGAAATCATTTAAATTATAATTTTTTGGTAGTTGTAGTGTAAGTTGTTGATCTATTTGGGTATCTTCTATATATTTAAGAAGTCCTCCTGCAGCACTAATAGCTAAGGGCAAATCATGACAACCCATCCCTTCTAGAGAACTGACTTTAAAAGCATTTAAAAGTTTTTCCCTCGCAGTATTTAAATCAAAAGTTGTCTTTGTCCTCAATGAATAACAAAAACAATCTGGAAAAGCATCTATCAACAGTGAAGATTCTTCTCCAGGACGTATCATCCTACCAGAATCTATATCATTTGCTGGAATAATAACTTCTGCTGGCTGTAATCTAAGCAGTTCTGATTTAAGATTTGACAAATCTACTCCCTGAGTAGTACAAAATTCTCCTGTAGATATATCTGCATAAGCAAGTCCCCATAAATTATCTCTTATTGTTAATGCTACTAAAAAGTTACTATTTTCTGGTACTAATAATTCATCATCCATCAAAGTTCCTGGGGTCAACAATTTAGTTACACGTCTTTCTACCATTCGTCCTTGAGATAATGCTTCTAAGGAATCTTCCACTTGATCACAAATTGCTATGGAATATCCTCTATCTATAAGTAGTTTGGCATAGCGGTCTAGTGAGTGATGAGGAAAACCTGTTAAAGCAATTCTCCCAATTTTTTTCCCAGCTTCTTTACTGGTCAAGAATGTTCCAACTTCTTTAGAAACGGTTACGGCATCTTGAAAGAAACATTCAAAAAAGTCTCCTACTCTGTATAACAGCAAACTAGAAATGTACTCTTCTTTAATGTTGATGTAATGACGATACATTGGAGTTAGATCTTCAAAGTCTAAGAGCCGATGATCGGTATGGGGAGATACATTGCTTCTTTTTGAATTGTACATAATCTATCCTCTACTTAGTGTTAGCATACTACTGGATTTGGGGAAATGAACTTTTTTGCGTAAAACAATCTTACAACATGCTCTTTGTCAAGAAAACTATTCAGATTTAAGCTGTTTTCTTGATAAGAACTTTGAATATTTACTGCTAAGATGTAATCGCAATAAAACTAGATAAACAATTATAATATATTGAAGGCTTAAATTTAAAGCATTAACAATTAAAATATCCTTTAATAAGTATAGAGAAAACAATTATGGCAAATGAAGAACAAAAAATGGAAATAAATACGGAAACTTCTGAACTAAAATCAGTATATGATTCTTCTGTTAAGGCTGAGGAGGATAAAGAAGTTAAAACCTCTAATTCCGATGAAAACTTAGTAGTTAATCAAGATATCGAATCAGTAGAATCTGAAGCAGAAGCCGAAAAAAACTTAATTCCTGATCTAACTGAAAAAATAAACAATCTAGAGACTAAATTACAAGAAAGTAATCAAAAGTATGAAACACTCAATAATAATCACCTTCGACTTAATGCAGAATTTGATAACTATCGTAAACGCTCAGTAAAAGAAAAAGAAGATTTAGAAATTAAAGTAAAATGTAAAACGATCAGTGATCTATTATCCGTTGTAGATAACTTTGAACGTGCTCGTAATTCAATTAGCCCAGCTAATGACGGAGAAGCAGCTATACACAAAAGTTATCAAGGAGTATATAAAACACTAGTAGACAGTCTTAAACGTTTAGGTGTTGGACCTATGCGCCCTGAAGGGGAAATCTTTAACCCCTTGTATCATGAAGCTATGTTGCGGGAATATACTGATGAATATCCAGAAGGAACTATTATTGAAGAGTTAATGCGTGGTTACATACTAGGTG contains:
- a CDS encoding glycosyltransferase family 2 protein, with protein sequence MIVFISIVIPTYNRKPILEKCLYALEKQRFTDSKVNTYEIVLVDDGSTDGTLEWLNKNTNDFPHVHCFVQNHLGPASARNLGIEKAKGDIIIFIDSDLVVTKSFLQSHADALVKGEEKLGNDRLFTYGSVINTCNFNNPTAEAYKVTDFSAAFFATGNVAIARKWLEKAGLFDISFKQYGWEDLELGVRLKKLGLKLIKCPEAVGYHWHPAFNLKQIPSLINQEIERGKMGVLFYQKHPTFEVRLMIQMTLFHKVLWGILSLGGTLNENTLSPILQWFINRGKPQIALEIARIFLNWYNVKAVYKAYQDI
- the gcvT gene encoding glycine cleavage system aminomethyltransferase GcvT — its product is MDSSISQDLLKTPIHDLLVEKKAKMINFFGWHMPIQFSGIQVEHNAVRNSVGIFDVSHMGKLLIEGDDLVPLLQSLVPSDIKKLAPGKAQYTTFLNSAGGIIDDIIIYYQNSRKALIITNSSTKDKDIKWIKLNAESTSIKITDLSQEKVLLAIQGPQALKKLQLFVDIDITNLSFFEHIETEILGCSAFISRTGYTGEDGFEVMVSNVIGKKLWKLLVDDEKVVPCGLGARDTLRLEASMCLYGQDINDNTTPLEAGLHKLVHLDSKGDFIGREVLEKQTNEGVGKLLVVLEMEGKQIARRGYNIFSHGKQVSTITSGTFIPTIKKALSFAYLPIHLSQVGTTVEVEIRKKFYSAKVIQKTLYKSKKKKNKQ
- the mutS gene encoding DNA mismatch repair protein MutS, with the translated sequence MYNSKRSNVSPHTDHRLLDFEDLTPMYRHYINIKEEYISSLLLYRVGDFFECFFQDAVTVSKEVGTFLTSKEAGKKIGRIALTGFPHHSLDRYAKLLIDRGYSIAICDQVEDSLEALSQGRMVERRVTKLLTPGTLMDDELLVPENSNFLVALTIRDNLWGLAYADISTGEFCTTQGVDLSNLKSELLRLQPAEVIIPANDIDSGRMIRPGEESSLLIDAFPDCFCYSLRTKTTFDLNTAREKLLNAFKVSSLEGMGCHDLPLAISAAGGLLKYIEDTQIDQQLTLQLPKNYNLNDFLIIDYQTRRNLEITKTIKNSIFKGSLLSTIQKPKTSMGARDLQRWLIEPLLSIERITERQDTVEELVEDITLRHDLKKLLASIHDLERISTKVTSETANARHLSCLANSLLKLKDLSKLAHRGKSFYFKALQNTPKELEKLGIYIRSHLIESLPVKLKEGGIIKDGVNAELDNMRSQIEDDREWLSNLEATERQKTGIASLKVSYSKSFGFYISLPRSKASQAPAYFIRRQTLTNEERFITPELKEREVRILNAQKNLKKLEYKVFTELRSKVAKKGYAVYQIAKSIAAIDILLSFAITAVEKNYCRPQILEDQLLKINNGRHPVVEELLPPGSFVPNSVSLKSSSKVLEEPNLIILTGPNSSGKSCYLRQIGVIQLLAQAGSFVPATSAQIGIADRIFTRVGAVDDLATGQSTFMVEMNETANILNHATEKSLILLDEVGRGTSTFDGLSIAWAIAEYLSEEIGGKTIFATHYHELNELASKVSRVANFQTIVEEKPDSLIFLHQIRPGGAKKSYGIEVAKLAGLPSSVTTRAKKIMEKVSQSSRIILKLNELEDN
- a CDS encoding DUF2079 domain-containing protein, which encodes MKSSRLLWLIISISFLILFGCSSLRHSLFQSNALDLGWFDQTFYLISQGIEPIVSFSDNHILGDHAAIIVYPLSLLYAVYPNVYWLLIIQSCALSITILPLWKLSKQANLSDGSSLIVVLIYLFYPLTFNVNLFDFHTEIIALPAIVWSIFAAKSNFKLQFIFSILLILSCKAVLSLTVIGMGIWLFFNERKREYGIFALFTGIIWFIIATQSIIPHFNNGEVAAVGRYSFLGSSVFNIITNLFVNPQIIFSHVWNLANLEYIFLLFIPIIWYLNPYYFGVLIPTIPSLVLNLLTDYQPQKDLIHQYSVPIIPFLLLLVITSMQHKKRTTTFTKYTLVWSLLSFLTLAKFDFFISKYIKQAGSLSAMREAVELIPPKVKVLTSPQFAPHLGHRSIIKLAIKDQEPIDINNFDHILLNVRYPGWENSRDTVDNLVKKIKNDLNFKIEYSHKDIILFKKNINDLKI
- the grpE gene encoding nucleotide exchange factor GrpE, with the protein product MANEEQKMEINTETSELKSVYDSSVKAEEDKEVKTSNSDENLVVNQDIESVESEAEAEKNLIPDLTEKINNLETKLQESNQKYETLNNNHLRLNAEFDNYRKRSVKEKEDLEIKVKCKTISDLLSVVDNFERARNSISPANDGEAAIHKSYQGVYKTLVDSLKRLGVGPMRPEGEIFNPLYHEAMLREYTDEYPEGTIIEELMRGYILGEQVLRHSMVKVAAPKTSNSSDSENNLGREEKESEE